In Nostoc piscinale CENA21, the genomic stretch GGTTACAAAGAAGTTAAAAAACAATCCCAGCCACCTCAAGCAGTCTTAGTATTGGGTGGTTCAACCAGAAAATTAGAAAGAGAGAAATTTACTGCGGATTTTGTGCGTAAGCATCCAAAGTTACCTATTTGGATTACGGGTGGAAGTCCACCTAGAACAACTCGCAGTGTGTTTGTCAGGGCTGGTGTTGATCCTAAGCGATTACACCTGGATTATGAAGCGGTAGATACAGTTACTAATTTTACCAGCTTAGTAGATGATTTGAAAGTCCACGGGATAAAAAGAGTTTATTTGATTACATCAGATTTCCACATGCGTCGTGCTTCGGTTATTGGTGAGATTGTCTTAGGGAGCAGAGGAATTGACTTTCAGCCGATATCTGTTCCTTCAAAATCGCCACCAGAACCGATAGAAAAATCTATCCGTGATGGAGCTAGAGCTTTAATGTGGGTAGCAACTGGTTATACTGGTGCAAATGACGGCAAAAAAAGTGTTAAATCCAGAATTGAGAGCAGAAGATAAAAAGTAAAATAGCAAAAATCAATTTTTTACTTTTTACTTTTTACTTTGTTACTTGCCTATGCAGCCATTTCTTGTACTAGTACAAAGGGCTGTACAATTAGAGTATTAAAGCGTTTTTGACGATCGCCATTCCATCTTCCCACTTGGTCTACGGAAGGTTTAGTAATTAATTGCTCATCAATCCACTGTTGCACAGATTGAGTGTTGTCATTAGCGATCGCTTCTCCTACATCTAACAAATTTAGCCCTTGTGCTACCAAAATCACTGCATCACGCTGCACATGGGGAATTAACCAATCCCATTCCGCTTCATCTAAACCTTCTGTTAACTCTGCTCTTAAATCTGACATGATTGCACGTTCATCTTTGTATACATTTGATTTTACATGACAGGTTAGGGGCTAGGGTCTAGGGAATAAATACACAGGACAAGGGATATATAGCCATCCTATTTGAGATATGAATAAGAGACTTGAGAGACAAGGTAGACAAGGGAGATAGATGTTTATAAATCATTTAGACAGACAAAATTCATGCCTTTAACTGAGATTTATAACCAAAGATAGATGTAAATACATAATCGTCAATTATTGACAGTTATTCTTACTTCTTATACTATTGAAAAAATTAGTTGCAAATATTTTGCAACTTTTTTTTGTGCCATTTTTTTTGATTTTAAGGTGATGCCCAACAACTTCGTTCTGGGTAAAGAGCAACTATTCAGCCGTCGTCAACTGCTGAAACTGGGAATATGCGGTGCTGGATTTGCTGGTACTGCGGCGTTTTGGCATAATCTGAATGCACAAAGCAAATCGATAGTCAAAGTTCCGCCTTTGGAAATAGCAGCAACAAACCAAGCTGTTAATCCTATGCAAATGCTACGAAATTTCGATTATGGCGTAGTTAAGCAGGAAAAGGGACGGACTGTCAGAGAATTCCAACTAACTGCGGGGACTTCTGTAATTCAGCTTAATAGTGCTGTTTCCTATAACGTTTGGGATTTAAACGGTCGTATTCCAGGGCCGACGTTACGGGCGAAGCAAGGCGAACGTGTGCGGATACTATTTCTCAATAAGGCAGGACATTCTCACTCTCTACATTTTCATGGTGTTCATCCCGCAGAGATGGATGGTATTCGTCCAGTCAGTAATGGTAGTGCGGCAATTTATGAGTTTGATGCAGAACCTTATGGGGTTCATTTATATCATTGCCATATTGAACCAGTTACCCGTCATATTGCCAAGGGTTTGTATGGGATGTTTATTATTGATCCTCCCACACCGCGCCCTCCGGCGGATGAGATGGTGTTAGTCATGGCTGGGTATGATGTCAATGATGACAGCCACAATGAATATTATGCTTTTAACGGATTACCACATCACTTCATGGATAATCCCATCCCAATTTATCAAAATCAATTGATTCGTTTGTATGTTCTTAACATCATTGAATATGATCCGGCGGTGACTTTTCACTTACACGCCAACTTCTTTGATGTGTACCGCACTGGAATGACCATGACTCCCGCTGAAAAGACTGATGTAATTACAATGGGTGTTGCAGAAAGACACATTTTAGAATTTGCTTTCCGCTATCCAGGTAAGTATATGTTCCATCCGCATCAAGATGCGATCGCAGAAAATGGTTGTATGGGTCAATTTGAAGTAATTGCTGATAATTCTTCGCAAACTTCTCGCCAAACTTCTTAACTATATTCAGCGAGTAAGTTTACGTCAAATCAACCATAAACAGTAATGTTAATAGCTTTATATCTCAATTATTTTGAAAAAAACATTAAAATACATACAAAAATTTAATCAGTAGTTGCTAAAGTATTGCATTAGCTGGAAAATGAGCATAGCAAAATCTACGACACTGAGTCATACAAGCTGTTAAAAACATGAAAAAATTTAAATACTTTTGTTTAACTATTGCTACTGCTGCAATTGTCAGCCTGAGTGCTTGTAACAACACCCCAACCGCAGAAAATCCCTCTGCACCAGCAGCTACTTCACCATCAACAGCCC encodes the following:
- a CDS encoding YdcF family protein: MLLVLPILIWFGYKEVKKQSQPPQAVLVLGGSTRKLEREKFTADFVRKHPKLPIWITGGSPPRTTRSVFVRAGVDPKRLHLDYEAVDTVTNFTSLVDDLKVHGIKRVYLITSDFHMRRASVIGEIVLGSRGIDFQPISVPSKSPPEPIEKSIRDGARALMWVATGYTGANDGKKSVKSRIESRR
- a CDS encoding DUF2288 domain-containing protein, which gives rise to MSDLRAELTEGLDEAEWDWLIPHVQRDAVILVAQGLNLLDVGEAIANDNTQSVQQWIDEQLITKPSVDQVGRWNGDRQKRFNTLIVQPFVLVQEMAA
- a CDS encoding multicopper oxidase domain-containing protein, whose protein sequence is MPNNFVLGKEQLFSRRQLLKLGICGAGFAGTAAFWHNLNAQSKSIVKVPPLEIAATNQAVNPMQMLRNFDYGVVKQEKGRTVREFQLTAGTSVIQLNSAVSYNVWDLNGRIPGPTLRAKQGERVRILFLNKAGHSHSLHFHGVHPAEMDGIRPVSNGSAAIYEFDAEPYGVHLYHCHIEPVTRHIAKGLYGMFIIDPPTPRPPADEMVLVMAGYDVNDDSHNEYYAFNGLPHHFMDNPIPIYQNQLIRLYVLNIIEYDPAVTFHLHANFFDVYRTGMTMTPAEKTDVITMGVAERHILEFAFRYPGKYMFHPHQDAIAENGCMGQFEVIADNSSQTSRQTS